One part of the Nitrospiraceae bacterium genome encodes these proteins:
- a CDS encoding 3-deoxy-D-manno-octulosonic acid transferase: MWYFLYNLLLLVGSPIILGILLAKKRCRRGLLQRLGYENGLFGLSGLFHWLKLREPNKPNQPNKPDQSDQPLIWVHAVSLGEVVAVVPLVKELRRRHPTYRLIVSTFTETGREAVEQRLAAVAEHRYAPLDFPWIVERVIHRWQPSLYVFVETEFWPNLLRALRRRGVPTVLVNGRLSTRSYARQQWGPVRSFYRAMLRMVSLFLMQSDRDVERVISLGADSRFVRRTGNIKFDQPATEPSGSAITRSDIGVGEHEQLLVAGSTHPGEEEAIVTAYHQIVKVCPSAVLLLAPRHIERVEQVEAMLRSQGTTVQRRSAVLKGSAVASGPRAVILDTRGELASLYREAAVAFVGGTLVPIGGHNLLEPAVWAKPVLFGPYTDNCAEIADLLSRGGGGVRVIDAATLAQQVIRILNHPDDGTQMGQLAQHVIRQNQGALQRSLDAIETLLAPDQAHDGSSLERRTVPLMVGR; the protein is encoded by the coding sequence ATGTGGTACTTCCTCTATAACCTTCTGTTGCTGGTCGGATCACCAATCATCCTTGGGATCCTGTTGGCGAAAAAACGCTGCCGTCGCGGCCTGCTGCAACGGCTGGGGTATGAAAACGGTTTGTTTGGTTTGTCTGGTTTATTTCATTGGCTGAAACTCCGAGAACCTAACAAACCAAATCAACCAAACAAACCAGATCAATCCGATCAACCGCTTATTTGGGTTCATGCTGTGTCTCTCGGCGAAGTAGTGGCCGTAGTGCCGCTGGTGAAGGAATTGCGCCGGCGCCATCCGACCTATCGATTGATCGTGTCGACATTCACGGAAACGGGGCGAGAAGCCGTCGAGCAGCGATTGGCGGCCGTCGCAGAACATCGGTACGCGCCGTTGGATTTTCCCTGGATCGTGGAGCGAGTCATTCATCGCTGGCAACCGAGCCTCTATGTTTTCGTGGAGACGGAATTCTGGCCCAATCTACTCCGGGCGTTGCGGCGCCGAGGCGTGCCGACGGTTCTGGTCAACGGGCGCCTCTCCACACGATCCTATGCGCGTCAACAATGGGGACCGGTACGATCGTTCTACCGGGCGATGCTCCGGATGGTCAGCCTTTTTCTCATGCAATCGGACCGTGATGTCGAGCGGGTGATTTCGCTAGGAGCCGATTCCCGGTTCGTTCGACGGACGGGGAATATCAAGTTCGATCAGCCGGCGACAGAGCCATCGGGGTCTGCAATCACGCGGTCCGATATTGGAGTAGGGGAGCATGAGCAGCTCCTGGTCGCCGGCAGCACGCATCCGGGCGAAGAAGAGGCGATTGTCACCGCCTACCATCAGATTGTGAAAGTCTGTCCATCCGCGGTGCTCTTGCTGGCACCGCGCCATATCGAACGTGTAGAACAAGTCGAGGCGATGCTCCGATCGCAGGGGACGACGGTGCAGCGGCGCAGTGCCGTTCTCAAGGGCAGCGCAGTGGCCAGCGGCCCGCGCGCGGTGATTCTCGATACGAGAGGTGAACTCGCGTCGCTGTATCGGGAAGCGGCCGTAGCGTTCGTTGGCGGGACTCTGGTTCCAATCGGTGGGCATAATTTATTGGAACCGGCGGTGTGGGCCAAGCCTGTGCTTTTTGGACCCTACACGGACAACTGCGCTGAGATCGCCGACTTGCTCAGCCGGGGTGGAGGTGGGGTGCGCGTGATTGATGCGGCGACATTGGCTCAGCAGGTCATACGAATTCTCAACCATCCCGATGACGGAACGCAGATGGGGCAATTGGCGCAGCACGTGATTCGACAAAACCAAGGTGCGTTACAGCGTAGCCTCGATGCCATCGAAACTCTGCTCGCGCCGGATCAAGCACACGACGGATCCTCTCTCGAACGCCGGACGGTTCCTCTCATGGTGGGACGTTAG
- the lpxK gene encoding tetraacyldisaccharide 4'-kinase — translation MFTPGTEVRWWLLWAAIPYGFVMWLRARCYEHGWFVQRKLPIPVISVGNLTLGGTGKTPVVILLTEWLLAQGRRVAILSRGYRRASRQPFLLVSDGARLLAGPLEAGDEPFLIARRCPKAIVAVGADRYALGRWVSDRLSVDCFLLDDGFQHLKLVRDENILLIDATDAQGLQAVVPAGRLREPLGAVGRAMAVLITRADHQADVDGVLAHLRKLRRPLPDVAHIVFKPEGLTSVTTQEWRDGYWCTGKTAVLCSGVGHARSFRSVAETMGLRVLEEVLFPDHHAYTAAEVQRVRITAQTAQAELIVTTEKDAGKLAALLKPGDAWWAVRLSTQVSVGEEKLRQRILNCTKPNRVNACAS, via the coding sequence GTGTTCACGCCTGGTACAGAAGTCCGATGGTGGCTGCTCTGGGCTGCGATACCATACGGGTTTGTGATGTGGCTACGCGCCCGCTGTTACGAACATGGCTGGTTCGTCCAGCGAAAGCTTCCGATCCCGGTCATCAGCGTCGGCAACCTGACCTTGGGTGGAACGGGAAAAACGCCGGTCGTGATCCTGCTGACCGAATGGCTGCTGGCTCAAGGCCGGCGTGTGGCTATCCTCAGCCGTGGATATCGGCGGGCGAGCCGGCAGCCGTTTCTTTTGGTTTCTGACGGGGCGCGGCTGTTGGCGGGGCCGCTCGAGGCGGGTGACGAACCGTTCCTGATCGCACGACGTTGTCCCAAGGCGATCGTTGCGGTCGGGGCCGATCGCTATGCGTTGGGACGATGGGTATCGGATCGACTTTCTGTCGACTGTTTCCTGCTCGACGACGGGTTTCAGCATCTGAAGCTCGTTCGGGATGAAAACATCTTGTTGATCGATGCGACGGATGCCCAGGGGTTACAAGCGGTCGTACCGGCCGGCCGGTTGCGGGAGCCGTTGGGTGCAGTCGGTCGCGCGATGGCGGTGCTGATAACCAGAGCCGATCACCAGGCCGATGTCGACGGGGTGCTCGCGCACCTGCGCAAGTTAAGACGGCCGTTGCCGGACGTGGCACATATTGTGTTCAAACCTGAGGGGCTCACGTCCGTGACGACGCAGGAATGGCGTGATGGTTATTGGTGTACCGGAAAGACCGCGGTCTTGTGCAGTGGGGTCGGACACGCCCGATCGTTCCGGTCTGTTGCAGAGACGATGGGCTTGCGAGTTCTTGAGGAGGTCCTGTTCCCGGACCATCACGCTTATACGGCGGCTGAGGTGCAAAGGGTTCGCATCACCGCGCAGACTGCGCAAGCTGAACTCATCGTCACGACTGAAAAAGACGCCGGCAAGCTCGCGGCTCTCTTGAAGCCGGGAGATGCTTGGTGGGCGGTGCGGCTCTCCACACAGGTGTCGGTGGGAGAAGAAAAACTTCGTCAGCGAATCTTGAACTGTACCAAACCGAATCGGGTGAATGCCTGTGCGTCATGA
- the waaF gene encoding lipopolysaccharide heptosyltransferase II, which yields MPVRHERVQRLLVRGPNWLGDAVMCEPALRGLRRMFPDADISLLVKPGVAELLIGHPAVNQILVYDEKGKHAGFSGKWALAGQLRRQRFDLAVLFQNAFEAALLVWLAGIPRRYGYATDGRSVLLTEPIAAPDTRAHLHQVHYYWNLLRPLGLHGDPPAPELFVSETEQDAMARRLGEHGIDKSTFVIGINPGSIYGGAKRWLPDRFADTTERLGQTVHQSHARDVAVMIVGAKGEEALGNEIASRLTHRTVVLSGATTIRELMAAAKRCSLLLTNDTGPMHIASAMQVPVVAIFGSTDWRTTSPDSMAHTIVRHPVDCAPCLLRECPIDHRCMTGVTVDQVYEAAVKQLTPSHQLSATSHQPSEDTHPASRVTHHSVLQGVTVFFDRDGTLNYDPGYLKSAAELRLLPGVTAALARLKAAGARLVVVTNQSGISRGFLTLKDLEAIHARLQGILEQEDAALDAIYFCPHHPDDGCRCRKPGTAMVERAVSELQLDLKRSYVVGDHIRDVQLARNIGATAVLLASGQVDTQALEILKAEGAEPDVIVASMADATEWILADATAS from the coding sequence ATGCCTGTGCGTCATGAGAGGGTTCAACGACTGCTCGTGCGCGGGCCCAATTGGCTCGGCGATGCGGTGATGTGCGAGCCGGCGCTGCGAGGGTTGCGGAGGATGTTCCCCGACGCCGATATCTCGTTGCTCGTCAAGCCGGGCGTTGCGGAACTTCTGATCGGCCATCCAGCTGTGAATCAGATTCTGGTCTACGACGAGAAGGGGAAACATGCCGGGTTCTCGGGTAAATGGGCGTTAGCCGGCCAACTACGTCGGCAGCGGTTCGACCTGGCGGTCCTCTTCCAAAACGCGTTCGAAGCGGCGCTGCTCGTGTGGCTCGCCGGAATTCCCCGTCGATACGGCTATGCGACCGACGGCAGGAGTGTCCTGCTGACTGAACCGATTGCAGCACCGGACACACGAGCGCACCTTCATCAAGTTCACTACTATTGGAATCTTTTACGACCGCTGGGGCTCCACGGTGATCCTCCTGCGCCGGAACTGTTCGTTTCGGAGACGGAACAAGATGCCATGGCCCGACGACTCGGTGAGCATGGCATTGACAAGTCCACGTTTGTGATCGGCATCAATCCCGGATCCATATATGGGGGGGCCAAACGGTGGCTGCCGGATCGTTTCGCCGATACAACGGAGCGCCTTGGTCAGACGGTTCACCAATCCCATGCGAGGGATGTGGCGGTGATGATTGTCGGGGCCAAAGGAGAGGAGGCGCTGGGCAATGAAATCGCTTCGCGCCTGACTCATCGAACGGTCGTCCTGTCCGGTGCCACGACCATCCGCGAACTGATGGCGGCCGCGAAACGCTGCAGCCTCCTGCTGACGAATGACACGGGGCCGATGCATATTGCGTCGGCCATGCAGGTACCGGTTGTGGCGATCTTTGGCTCGACGGATTGGCGAACCACGTCGCCTGACAGCATGGCTCATACGATTGTTCGCCACCCCGTCGATTGTGCTCCGTGTTTGTTGCGGGAGTGTCCGATCGATCATCGCTGCATGACCGGGGTGACGGTGGATCAAGTGTATGAGGCGGCGGTGAAACAGCTAACGCCTAGCCATCAGCTATCAGCTACCAGCCATCAGCCGTCGGAGGATACACATCCCGCGTCACGCGTCACGCATCACTCGGTCCTTCAAGGAGTGACCGTCTTTTTCGATCGTGACGGGACACTGAACTATGATCCTGGATATCTCAAATCAGCCGCGGAACTGCGGTTATTACCCGGTGTCACGGCAGCGTTGGCACGTTTGAAGGCGGCCGGCGCCCGCCTCGTCGTTGTCACAAATCAATCGGGGATCAGTCGAGGCTTCCTGACGTTGAAAGATTTGGAAGCGATTCATGCACGATTGCAAGGGATCTTGGAGCAAGAAGACGCAGCGCTCGATGCCATCTATTTTTGTCCCCATCATCCTGACGACGGATGCCGATGCCGAAAGCCCGGTACTGCGATGGTGGAGCGGGCGGTTTCGGAGCTACAGCTCGATCTCAAGCGGTCGTACGTCGTCGGCGACCATATACGGGATGTGCAGTTGGCACGGAATATCGGTGCCACGGCCGTCCTTCTTGCATCAGGGCAGGTCGATACCCAAGCATTGGAGATTCTGAAGGCAGAAGGGGCAGAGCCGGATGTCATCGTGGCCTCGATGGCCGACGCGACCGAATGGATTCTCGCTGACGCCACGGCGTCTTGA
- a CDS encoding glycosyltransferase family 4 protein — MKIVMSESSPGKGGQELAIVRQAVGLKKRGHDVLLLVHPGSSIEQLAARWGLRSTSLPMRRLTFAGLLGFRKVLRKERPDILHVNSSRDSWLGAVSARLVYPRIRVIKSRHISSPLNRNLPTRILYRHLFDHVIGTGGQTTYRDLVERDGLEPERVDAFPIGIDLARHVPGPPERDLRTELGLSSSHRLIGIVSYLRSYKGHRYLIEAAAQLIPRVKDVTFLIVGEGPEEDTLRNQIAQAHVEGHVRMLGFRPDLLNVLRSLDLFVIPSVEGDTIPQVLIEAMAVGLPVISTTAGSIPDVVIDRQTGLLVPPRDSDALAKRIEELLDNGPLCRTLGANAHRHITEHYSIDRMLDRLDQVYRRALSE, encoded by the coding sequence ATGAAGATTGTGATGTCGGAGTCCTCACCCGGGAAAGGCGGCCAGGAACTTGCCATTGTAAGGCAGGCAGTGGGCCTGAAAAAACGGGGGCACGATGTGCTGTTGCTGGTTCATCCTGGGTCCTCGATCGAACAACTTGCAGCGCGGTGGGGCTTACGCTCGACGTCTCTGCCGATGCGGAGGCTCACTTTTGCTGGGCTGCTCGGCTTTCGCAAGGTCCTTCGAAAGGAACGGCCGGATATCCTCCACGTGAACAGCTCACGGGATAGTTGGCTGGGCGCCGTGTCAGCACGATTGGTGTACCCTCGCATCAGGGTTATCAAGAGCCGGCATATATCATCACCATTGAACCGTAACCTTCCGACTCGCATCCTCTATCGGCACCTCTTTGACCATGTCATCGGAACCGGGGGACAAACGACCTATCGAGATCTCGTGGAGCGGGATGGCCTGGAGCCGGAGCGAGTCGACGCGTTCCCGATCGGGATCGACCTCGCACGCCATGTACCAGGTCCCCCTGAACGGGATTTACGAACCGAGTTGGGGTTATCCTCCAGTCACCGCCTCATCGGCATCGTCTCCTACCTTCGTTCCTATAAAGGACATCGCTATTTGATCGAAGCCGCGGCCCAGCTGATTCCACGCGTGAAGGACGTGACATTCCTCATCGTCGGCGAAGGCCCGGAAGAAGACACCTTGAGAAACCAGATAGCGCAGGCGCACGTGGAGGGTCACGTCAGAATGCTTGGATTTCGCCCCGACCTGCTCAATGTGCTCCGATCGCTCGATCTCTTCGTCATCCCGTCGGTCGAGGGAGATACCATTCCGCAGGTTTTGATCGAAGCAATGGCGGTGGGATTGCCCGTCATTTCGACTACAGCAGGGTCGATCCCGGACGTCGTCATCGATCGACAAACCGGTTTGCTTGTTCCCCCACGGGATAGCGATGCCCTTGCCAAGCGCATCGAAGAACTCCTCGACAATGGTCCCTTATGCCGTACGCTCGGTGCAAACGCTCATCGCCACATTACGGAACATTATTCGATCGACCGGATGCTTGATCGCCTCGATCAGGTTTATCGGCGGGCCCTTTCAGAATAA